From a single Melospiza georgiana isolate bMelGeo1 chromosome 5, bMelGeo1.pri, whole genome shotgun sequence genomic region:
- the LOC131083619 gene encoding alcohol dehydrogenase 1, whose product MSTAGKVIKCKAAVLWEANKPFSIEDVEVAPPKEHEVRVKIVATGICRSDDHVITGALVMPFPIILGHEAAGIVESVGQGVTAVKPGDKVIPLFVPQCGECQNCLNTKSNLCRKTDLGTSGGLMADGTTRFTCKGKAIHHFLGTSTFTEYTVLHESAVAKIDSSAPLEKVCLIGCGFSTGYGAALQTAKVEPGSTCAVFGLGGVGLSVIMGCKVAGASRIIAVDINSDKFAKAKELGATDCINPKDFNKPIHEVLTEMTSGGVDYSFEVIGRTDTMAAALACCQYNYGVSVIVGVPPAAQKITFDPMLLFSGRSWKGSVFGGWKSKDAVPKLVADYMKKKFVLDPLITHTLPFTKINEGFDLLRTGKSIRSVLTF is encoded by the exons ATGAGCACGGCAGGCAAA GTTATTAAATGcaaggcagcagtgctgtgggaagCCAACAAACCATTCAGTATTGAGGATGTGGAAGTTGCCCCACCAAAAGAACATGAAGTGCGTGTAAAg ATCGTGGCCACTGGCATCTGCCGCTCTGATGACCATGTGATAACTGGCGCACTGGTTATGCCTTTTCCAATAATTCTTGGGCATGAAGCAGCTGGTATTGTGGAGAGTGTTGGGCAGGGAGTGACTGCAGTCAAGCCAG GAGACAAGGTTATTCCACTCTTTGTTCCACAGTGTGGGGAGTGCCAGAACTGCTTAAACACCAAGAGTAATCTGTGCCGTAAAACTGA TCTTGGTACAAGTGGCGGATTAATGGCTGATGGCACCACGAGATTCACCTGTAAAGGAAAAGCAATTCACCATTTTCTTGGTACAAGTACTTTCACTGAATACACAGTACTGCATGAATCTGCTGTGGCCAAAATTgattcctctgctcctctggaaaAAGTTTGTCTAATTGGCTGTGGATTTTCAACTGGTtacggggctgctctgcagactGCCAAG GTGGAACCAGGCTCCACCTGTGCCGTTTTTGGCCTCGGAGGAGTTGGCCTCTCCGTTATCATGGGCTGCAAGGTGGCCGGGGCTTCCCGCATCATTGCCGTGGACATCAACAGTGACAAGTTTGCCAAggccaaggagctgggagcCACTGACTGCATCAACCCCAAAGATTTCAATAAGCCCATCCATGAAGTGTTGACGGAAATGACCAGCGGGGGTGTGGACTACTCCTTCGAGGTCATTGGCCGTACGGATACCATG GCTGCAGCCTTGGCCTGTTGTCAGTATAACTACGGAGTCAGTGTGATTGTGGGAGTGCCCCCTGCAGCACAAAAGATCACCTTTGATCCCATGCTCCTCTTCTCTGGCCGCAGCTGGAAAGGCTCTGTCTTTGGAG gCTGGAAGAGTAAAGATGCAGTTCCCAAACTGGTTGCTGACtacatgaagaaaaaatttgTTCTGGATCCACTAATAACCCACACACTACCTTTCACAAAGATCAATGAAGGATTTGATCTTTTAAGGACAGGGAAGAG CATCCGCAGTGTCCTGACATTTTAG
- the TRMT10A gene encoding tRNA methyltransferase 10 homolog A, whose product MKYPACADKQVRKPSQKLMSSESPTESPEVPMENTPFLEVPDVDGKVKSNDNPVERLEAGSGKEECLESMSKRQRKKLLKQKQWEEQKDLRRQKRKEKRQKRKLERQSKLDSSSEGNGRKCMRREVVPSTLRLIVDCSFDDLMVLKDVKKLHKQIQRCYAENRKAFHPVQFYLTSHGGQLKTNMNENDKGWVNWKDIQIRTEHYSELIKKEDLVYLTSDSPDVLSELDEKKAYVIGGLVDHNHHKGITYRKAVEQGIGHAQLPLGNFVKMNSRKVLAVNHVFEIILAYLEKRDWKEAFFSVLPQRKGAVPLGEANDSSKHALSGKEDEDNDSDSS is encoded by the exons atgaaatatcCGGCATGTGCTGACAAACAAGTCAGAAAACCCAGCCAAAAGCTAATGTCATCTGAGTCACCCACAGAGAGTCCAGAGGTGCCAATGGAAAATACCCCATTCCTTGAAGTTCCTGATGTGGACGGAAAGGTGAAGTCAAATGACAATCCAGTAGAGAGACTGGAGGCAGGCTCAGGCAAGGAAGAATGCCTTGAGTCCATGTCCAAGAGGCAAAGGAAGAAGCTGTTGAAGCAGAAGCAGTGGGAAGAACAGAAAGATCTACGGAG GCAGAAACGAAAAGAAAAACGCCAGAAGAGAAAACTAGAACGTCAGTCAAAATTGGATTCCAGTAGTGAGGGGAATGGCAGAAAGTGCATGCGCAGGGAAGTTGTTCCTAGCACGCTTCGCCTCATCGTGGACTGCAGCTTTGATGACCTGATGGTGTTAAAG GATGTTAAGAAGCTTCACAAGCAGATTCAGAGATGTTACGCAGAAAACCGCAAGGCATTTCATCCTGTGCAG TTTTACTTGACCAGCCATGGGGGACAGCTGAAGACCAACATGaatgaaaatgacaaaggatGGGTGAATTGGAAG GATATCCAAATTAGAACAGAGCACTATAGTGAGCTAATAAAGAAAGAAGACCTAGTATATCTTACCTCAGATTCCCCAGACGTTCTCAGCGAGCTTGATGAGAAGAAAGCCTATGTGATTGGAGGACTGGTGGATCACAATCACCACAAG GGAATTACTTACAGAAAAGCTGTAGAGCAGGGAATTGGTCACGCACAGCTCCCACTTGGAAACTTTGTCAAAATGAACAGTCGGAAAGTGTTAGCTGTCAATCATG TGTTTGAGATCATCCTGGCTTACCTGGAGAAGAGAGACTGGAAGGAGGCCTTTTTCAGTGTCCTGCCACAGAGGAAAGGGGCTGTTCCTTTGGGAGAAGCCAATGATTCATCCAAACATGCTCTGTCTGGGAAAGAAGATGAAGACAATGACTCGGACAGCAGCTAG